A stretch of Cucumis sativus cultivar 9930 chromosome 2, Cucumber_9930_V3, whole genome shotgun sequence DNA encodes these proteins:
- the LOC101222628 gene encoding glutamine--fructose-6-phosphate aminotransferase [isomerizing] 2 yields the protein MCGIFAYLNYNVDRDRRFILQVLFNGLRRLEYRGYDSAGISIDSSPSHSQFNSDLTNGHSLPPLPLVFRQAGNIDSLVKSVDRDVESINLNLDEHFSVHAGIAHTRWATHGEPAPRNSHPQTSGPENEFLVVHNGIITNYEVLKETLVRHGFVFESDTDTEVIPKLAKFVFDNATEGGQAVTFNQVVLEVMRHLEGAYALIFKSRHYPNELIACKRGSPLILGVKDLAENTCNGSAFNDDKFLSKNGHPKELFLSSDANAVVEHTKKALVIEDGEVVHIKDGAISILKFDKEKGKSGGAISRPASVQRALSVLEMEVEQINKGSYEHYMQKEIHEQPESLTTTMRGRLIRRASSKEKNVLLGGLKDRLKTIRRSRRIVFVGCGTSYNAALAARPILEELSGVPVTMEIASDLLDRQGPIYREDTAVFVSQSGETADTLHALEYALENGALCVGITNTVGSAIARNTHCGIHINAGAEIGVASTKAYTSQIVVMAMMALAVGGDSISHQRRREAIIDGLFELPNKVREVLKLDREMKDLAELLIAEQSLLVFGRGYNYATALEGALKVKEVALMHSEGLLAGEMKHGPLALVDENLPIVVIATRDACFSKQQSVIQQLHARKGRLIVMCSEGDAQSVCPGDSCRVIEVPQVEDCLQPVVNIIPLQLLAYHLTVLRGYNCDQPRNLAKSVTTE from the exons ATGTGTGGGATTTTCGCCTATTTGAATTACAATGTCGACAGAGATAGGCGCTTCATTCTCCAGGTCTTGTTCAATGGCCTCCGCCGTTTGGAGTACAGAGGCTACGATTCCGCTGGGATCTCCATTGATTCTTCCCCTTCTCACTCTCAATTCAATTCGGATCTCACCAATGGCCATTCCCTCCCTCCACTTCCTCTCGTCTTTCGTCAGGCTGGCAATATCGATTCTCTCGTCAAATCTGTTGACCGGg ATGTTGAATcaatcaatttgaatttggatgAACATTTCTCTGTACATGCTGGGATTGCACATACCCGTTGGGCAACTCATGGAGAGCCAGCTCCAAGGAATAGTCATCCTCAAACCTCTGGTCctgaaaatgaatttttggtTGTTCATAATGGAATTATTACTAATTATGAG GTCTTAAAGGAAACTCTTGTCCGacatggttttgtttttgaatctGATACCGACACGGAAGTGATTCCCAAGCTGGCAAAATTCGTTTTTGATAATGCAACTGAAG GTGGTCAGGCTGTCACATTTAATCAAGTTGTGCTTGAAGTTATGAGGCATCTGGAAGGAGCTTATgctctaatttttaaaagcagACATTACCCGAATGAATTGATTGCTTGCAAACGTGGTAGTCCATTGATCCTCGGAGTTAAA GATTTAGCTGAAAATACCTGCAATGGATCAGCCTTCAATGATGACAAGTTTCTTTCGAAAAATGGGCACCCAAAAGAACTTTTCTTATCCAGCGATGCTAATGCAGTAGTTGAACATACAAAGAAAGCCTTGGTGATAGAAGATGGTGAAGTTGTTCATATCaag GATGGAGCTATATCCATATTGAAGTTTGACAAGGAAAAGGGGAAAAGTGGTGGAGCTATTTCTAGACCTGCATCAGTGCAACGTGCACTTTCTGTTCTAGAAATGGAGGTTGAGCAAATAAACAAGGGAAGTTATGAGCACTACATGCAGAAAGAAATTCACGAACAGCCTGAATCTTTAACGACCACAATGAGGGGTAGGCTAATACGTCGAGCTTCTtccaaagagaaaaatgttcTCTTGGGTGGACTAAAAGATCGCCTTAAAACAATAAGGCGAAGTAGACgtattgtttttgttggttgtGGTACAAGCTATAATGCTGCTTTAGCTGCCAGGCCTATCCTTGAAGAACTATCTG GTGTTCCCGTTACAATGGAAATTGCTAGTGATCTCTTGGATCGCCAAGGGCCAATATATAGAGAAGATACGGCTGTTTTTGTCAGTCAATCTGGTGAAACTGCAGATACTTTGCATGCCTTGGAATATGCTTTAGAAAACGGAGCATTGTGCGTAGGCATAACAAATACAGTTGGTAGTGCAATAGCTAGGAATACACATTGTGGAATTCATATAAATGCGGGTGCTGAGATTGGTGTTGCAAGTACAAAA GCATACACAAGTCAAATAGTTGTGATGGCCATGATGGCTCTGGCAGTTGGTGGTGACTCAATCTCCcatcaaagaagaagagaggctATAATAGATGGCTTATTTGAATTGCCAA ACAAAGTGAGGGAAGTGCTGAAACTTGATCGGGAAATGAAGGATCTTGCTGAACTACTGATTGCTGAGCAGTCACTTCTCGTCTTTGGGAGAGGATACAACTATGCTACAGCGCTTGAAGGTGCTTTGAAAGTAAAGGAAGTGGCACTAATGCACAGTGAAGGATTGCTTGCTGGGGAAATGAAACACGGTCCTTTAGCATTGGTCGACGAAAATCTCCCAATCGTTGTTATTGCTACACGTGATGCTTGCTtcag CAAGCAGCAGTCTGTCATCCAACAACTTCATGCTCGCAAAGGTCGCCTCATAGTCATGTGTTCCGAAGGGGATGCTCAAAGCGTGTGTCCTGGAGATTCCTGTAGAGTAATAGAAGTTCCCCAAGTTGAGGATTGCCTTCAACCCGTCGTTAATATTATTCCATTACAG TTATTGGCATATCATCTCACTGTTCTTAGGGGTTACAATTGTGATCAGCCTAGGAACCTTGCCAAGAGTGTGACAACTGAGTAG